In Saccharicrinis fermentans DSM 9555 = JCM 21142, a genomic segment contains:
- a CDS encoding DUF5522 domain-containing protein, whose translation MDYIDDYYPQKPLKEGVDFIMDPRGFRIMTKKYLSERGYCCGNGCKHCPYHPTHQKGNTTLK comes from the coding sequence ATGGATTATATTGACGACTATTATCCGCAAAAACCCTTAAAAGAAGGAGTGGATTTTATCATGGATCCGCGTGGTTTTAGAATCATGACAAAAAAATATTTGTCTGAACGAGGCTATTGTTGTGGTAATGGATGCAAACACTGTCCGTATCATCCCACACATCAAAAAGGAAATACTACCTTAAAGTAG
- a CDS encoding dihydroorotate dehydrogenase-like protein, translating into MLDLSTSYMGLKLKSPIIAAASGLTNSLQDIVELEKNGAGAVVLKSLFEEEIVTEMEHALNKMQSENHLYPETMEFYENSDVEDTLTQYLKLIVDCKQNTQIPIIASINCLTAHNWPYFAKSLEDAGADALELNISILPSDPELTSAENEKVYFDIINAVKKEVSIPISIKISPYFSNLAAMLTRFSNAGVNGIVLFNKLYSPDIDIESFDIIPANKFSASTDYVLPLRWVAIMSDRIDCDIAASTGIHDGQTLIKMLLAGASSVQVASTLYQNGFEQIQRMLTELKNWMTEKDFTTVEQIKGMLSQSRAINPAGYLRIQFMRHFAQK; encoded by the coding sequence ATGCTAGATTTATCTACCTCTTACATGGGGCTTAAACTCAAAAGTCCTATTATTGCAGCAGCTTCAGGACTCACCAACTCCTTACAAGACATTGTAGAACTAGAAAAAAATGGTGCCGGAGCTGTAGTTCTAAAATCTTTGTTTGAAGAAGAGATCGTCACCGAGATGGAACATGCCTTAAACAAGATGCAATCCGAAAACCACTTATATCCGGAAACCATGGAGTTCTATGAGAACTCTGATGTAGAAGATACCCTTACACAATATCTGAAACTGATTGTTGATTGTAAACAAAACACACAAATACCTATTATAGCCAGCATTAACTGCCTAACAGCACACAACTGGCCTTACTTTGCAAAATCGCTTGAAGATGCAGGTGCAGATGCACTAGAATTAAACATATCCATTTTACCTTCGGATCCAGAATTAACAAGTGCAGAAAACGAAAAAGTATATTTTGATATTATCAATGCTGTTAAAAAAGAAGTCTCCATCCCTATTTCAATTAAAATAAGTCCATATTTCTCAAACCTAGCAGCCATGCTTACCCGCTTCTCCAACGCAGGAGTAAACGGTATTGTTTTGTTTAATAAGCTATACTCTCCCGACATAGATATTGAATCATTTGATATTATTCCCGCCAACAAATTCAGTGCTTCAACAGATTACGTATTACCCTTAAGATGGGTGGCTATTATGAGTGATCGTATTGATTGTGATATAGCTGCATCAACTGGCATTCATGACGGCCAGACCTTAATAAAAATGCTTTTGGCCGGTGCATCCAGCGTTCAAGTAGCCTCCACACTTTACCAAAATGGTTTTGAACAAATTCAACGAATGTTAACTGAATTAAAAAACTGGATGACTGAGAAAGATTTTACCACTGTAGAACAAATAAAAGGAATGCTCAGTCAATCAAGAGCCATAAATCCAGCCGGATACCTAAGAATTCAGTTTATGAGGCATTTTGCACAAAAATAA
- a CDS encoding anhydro-N-acetylmuramic acid kinase, producing MDCKDIYRVVGLMSGTSLDGLDLVLCEFERLKSGWDFNMYDGKTVRYDEQMKRELSNAQDLSAYHFVELHKRFGAFMGQEVAKFVSGVSGIDFVASHGHTVFHEPDKNVTFQIGCGAHIAAECGLNVVSDFRTLDIALGGQGAPLVPIGDKLLFGQYGACVNLGGFANISFDKKDKRIAFDICPLNIVLNDMVSRKYGLTFDVGGKIGAQGHVVDKLLKELNQLDYYQLSEPKSLAREWVERFLTPLFNEYESIDARDMLATCYWHFAKQIANVLNENRIESALFTGGGTFNTHLMNLIEDLSDAKIVIPRKEVIDFKEALIFAFLGVLRMERQVNCLSSVTGASVDNIGGNVFCR from the coding sequence ATGGACTGTAAAGATATATATAGGGTAGTGGGTCTGATGAGTGGAACCTCACTGGATGGTTTGGATTTGGTCTTGTGTGAATTCGAGCGTTTAAAGAGTGGTTGGGATTTTAATATGTATGATGGTAAGACTGTGAGGTATGATGAGCAAATGAAGCGCGAGCTGTCCAATGCTCAGGATTTAAGCGCATATCATTTTGTGGAACTGCATAAACGGTTTGGTGCATTTATGGGACAAGAGGTTGCGAAATTTGTTTCGGGTGTCAGTGGAATTGATTTTGTGGCTTCACATGGACATACCGTTTTTCATGAACCGGACAAGAATGTTACCTTTCAGATCGGATGTGGAGCTCACATTGCGGCAGAGTGCGGGTTGAACGTGGTTTCGGACTTTAGAACATTAGATATTGCATTGGGTGGTCAAGGGGCTCCTTTGGTTCCAATAGGTGATAAGCTTCTGTTTGGACAATATGGGGCTTGCGTTAATTTAGGGGGGTTTGCGAATATTTCATTTGATAAAAAGGACAAAAGGATAGCCTTTGATATTTGTCCGCTGAATATTGTTTTAAATGATATGGTGAGCCGAAAGTATGGATTGACTTTTGATGTGGGGGGCAAAATAGGGGCACAGGGACATGTTGTTGATAAATTGCTGAAAGAATTGAATCAGCTGGATTATTATCAGCTTTCGGAACCAAAGTCATTGGCCAGAGAATGGGTAGAGCGATTTTTAACTCCCCTGTTTAATGAGTATGAAAGTATTGATGCAAGGGATATGTTGGCCACGTGTTATTGGCATTTTGCTAAACAGATTGCAAACGTTTTAAATGAGAATAGAATTGAAAGTGCCCTTTTTACCGGAGGAGGAACCTTTAATACCCATTTGATGAATTTGATCGAAGATTTATCGGACGCAAAAATCGTTATTCCAAGGAAGGAAGTTATTGATTTTAAAGAGGCTTTGATTTTTGCATTTCTTGGCGTGTTACGTATGGAGCGACAGGTTAATTGCTTGTCGTCAGTTACGGGTGCATCTGTTGATAATATAGGGGGGAATGTGTTTTGTAGATAA
- a CDS encoding bifunctional 3,4-dihydroxy-2-butanone-4-phosphate synthase/GTP cyclohydrolase II, with protein sequence MSDKTYQLNTIEEAIEAIKKGELIIVVDDEDRENEGDFIAAGELMTPEKVNFMATHGRGLICAPITEKRCEELDLELMVGKNTALHATPFTVSVDLIGQGCSTGISVSDRAKTILSLCDPQTTPEDLGRPGHIFPLKAKERGVLRRAGHTEAAVDLARLAGLSPVGVLVEIMNEDGTMARLPQLTEIAQKFNLKIITIKDLIAYRLKKESLVIKGVQVNMPTEYGNFQFIPFKQKSNGLEHMALIKGEWKADEPILVRVHSSCATGDIFHSKRCECGEQLHKAMRTIEKEGKGVIVYMNQEGRGIGLMNKIKAYKLQEEGLDTVDANVELGFEADERDYGVGAQILRELGVCKMKLMSNNPIKRIGLQGYGLEVVENIPIEIKPNPYNEFYMKTKKEKMGHNLEFFKYDKK encoded by the coding sequence ATGAGCGATAAAACATATCAATTAAACACTATTGAAGAGGCTATTGAAGCCATCAAAAAAGGAGAATTAATCATTGTCGTTGACGATGAAGACAGAGAGAACGAGGGAGATTTTATTGCTGCCGGAGAGTTAATGACACCTGAAAAGGTAAACTTTATGGCAACACATGGTCGCGGCTTAATTTGCGCGCCCATTACCGAAAAACGTTGCGAAGAACTGGATCTGGAGCTAATGGTAGGTAAAAACACAGCTCTGCACGCTACACCGTTTACTGTTTCTGTTGACCTAATAGGACAAGGCTGTAGCACGGGTATTTCAGTTTCAGACAGAGCAAAAACAATCCTATCTCTTTGTGATCCTCAAACCACACCTGAGGATTTAGGAAGGCCTGGACACATCTTCCCTTTAAAAGCAAAAGAACGAGGTGTGCTCCGAAGAGCAGGTCATACAGAAGCAGCCGTTGATCTGGCTAGGTTAGCAGGTCTTTCTCCTGTGGGTGTTTTAGTAGAGATTATGAACGAAGACGGAACAATGGCTCGCCTTCCTCAACTTACCGAAATAGCCCAAAAATTCAATTTAAAAATTATCACTATCAAGGATTTGATTGCCTACAGACTAAAAAAAGAAAGTCTGGTAATAAAAGGCGTTCAAGTAAATATGCCCACTGAATATGGTAACTTTCAATTTATTCCTTTCAAACAAAAGTCCAATGGTCTTGAACACATGGCCTTGATAAAAGGAGAATGGAAAGCAGATGAACCCATCTTAGTGCGCGTACATTCTTCTTGTGCCACGGGAGATATTTTCCATTCAAAACGATGCGAATGCGGCGAGCAACTCCATAAAGCCATGAGAACCATTGAAAAAGAAGGGAAAGGTGTAATCGTTTACATGAATCAAGAAGGCAGAGGCATAGGCCTAATGAACAAGATCAAAGCCTACAAACTACAAGAAGAGGGGCTGGATACAGTTGATGCCAATGTTGAACTTGGGTTTGAAGCCGACGAAAGAGATTATGGTGTAGGTGCACAAATACTCCGAGAGCTAGGTGTTTGCAAAATGAAACTAATGAGTAACAACCCAATCAAAAGAATTGGACTACAAGGCTATGGTCTTGAAGTAGTGGAAAACATACCTATCGAAATAAAACCAAACCCATATAACGAATTTTATATGAAAACCAAAAAAGAGAAAATGGGGCACAATTTGGAGTTTTTTAAATACGATAAAAAATAA
- a CDS encoding LptF/LptG family permease, producing the protein MKRLHIFILKSYLSPLIMTFFISLFILVMQFLWRYVDDLVGKGLEVNVLAELMFYASLQVVPMALPLAILLASLMSFGNLGENYELTALKSAGISLPRIMAPLIIFTVIVCIGAFKFSNNILPVANLKLYSLLYSVRQASPEFDIKEKIFYDGLTNFSIKIEKKSKTNDMLYDIMIYDHRNKLAKNSNVTIADSGKLDFSDDKKFLKLTLWDGITYDENADRQKRNIRKRDKQQFRVDHFKKQVALIPMQGMDFSRYDEGLFKGHNRMKNLAQLGHDSDSLQQQRDKQIEKLKPRIQSNYFVQNKATKRKIKQKIDKNAVADSTLKQQLNQSLIENFPIANIDSVFETLDAQKKVMILENAVRRARDTKAQIDEQLIKIDKVDYHLVRHKIEWHRKFTLSFACFIFFFIGAPLGAIIRKGGLGMPVVISVLFFIVYYIIDTFGLKASKEEVWPPYMGMWLSSVVLFPIGVFLTYKAATDSAILNSDAYIIFFQKLFGRLKKKKKKKHLRNI; encoded by the coding sequence ATGAAGCGACTGCATATTTTCATCTTAAAAAGTTATTTGAGTCCACTCATCATGACCTTTTTTATTTCGCTTTTTATATTGGTGATGCAATTTCTATGGAGATATGTAGACGACCTGGTTGGCAAAGGCTTAGAAGTAAACGTATTGGCAGAACTAATGTTTTACGCCTCACTACAGGTGGTACCAATGGCCTTACCTCTGGCCATACTATTGGCCTCATTGATGTCGTTTGGTAATTTGGGAGAAAACTATGAATTAACGGCACTTAAATCAGCCGGAATTTCATTACCCCGCATAATGGCTCCACTGATCATATTCACCGTCATCGTTTGTATTGGAGCTTTCAAATTCTCTAACAACATACTACCAGTTGCCAACCTAAAACTATACAGCCTTTTATATTCTGTACGTCAAGCCAGTCCGGAATTTGACATCAAAGAAAAAATATTTTACGACGGACTCACAAATTTCAGCATCAAAATAGAAAAAAAGTCGAAGACCAATGATATGCTCTACGACATTATGATTTACGATCACAGAAATAAGCTTGCTAAAAATAGTAATGTCACCATTGCTGATTCAGGGAAGCTGGATTTTTCCGATGACAAAAAATTCTTAAAGTTAACACTATGGGATGGCATTACCTACGACGAAAACGCTGACCGACAAAAGAGGAACATCAGAAAAAGAGACAAGCAACAATTTAGGGTAGATCATTTCAAAAAACAAGTAGCATTAATTCCCATGCAAGGAATGGATTTCAGCCGTTATGACGAAGGGCTGTTCAAGGGCCACAACAGAATGAAAAATCTGGCACAGTTGGGGCACGACTCCGACTCCCTGCAACAGCAAAGAGACAAACAAATAGAAAAATTAAAGCCCCGCATTCAGAGCAATTACTTTGTTCAGAACAAAGCTACAAAGCGAAAAATAAAACAAAAGATAGATAAGAATGCAGTGGCAGATTCAACACTAAAACAGCAGCTCAATCAAAGCCTAATAGAAAATTTTCCAATTGCCAATATAGACAGTGTGTTTGAAACACTTGACGCACAAAAAAAAGTCATGATTCTTGAAAATGCGGTAAGACGAGCCCGCGACACCAAGGCACAAATAGACGAACAGCTCATCAAAATAGACAAAGTTGACTATCATCTGGTTCGCCACAAAATAGAATGGCATCGAAAGTTCACTTTATCCTTCGCCTGTTTTATTTTCTTTTTCATTGGCGCCCCACTAGGTGCAATTATTCGAAAAGGCGGACTAGGCATGCCTGTGGTCATTTCTGTATTATTCTTTATCGTATACTACATCATCGACACTTTTGGATTAAAAGCGAGTAAAGAAGAAGTTTGGCCTCCATATATGGGCATGTGGTTATCATCCGTTGTATTATTTCCCATAGGAGTTTTCTTAACATACAAAGCGGCCACCGACTCAGCCATCTTAAATTCAGACGCCTACATAATCTTTTTCCAAAAATTATTTGGACGACTTAAGAAGAAAAAGAAGAAAAAGCACCTGCGAAATATATAG
- a CDS encoding START-like domain-containing protein — protein sequence MAELKEKIELEFIIKTSPSILFNRLSTPSGLSEWFADDVNVKGDKYTFIWEGTGQEAKLISKKDNKHIRFHWTDDEEENTYFEFSINVDEITGETALVVTDFIENDEKEDSIELWNQQIDQLKHGLGSV from the coding sequence ATGGCAGAACTAAAAGAAAAAATTGAGCTTGAATTCATTATTAAAACTTCGCCTTCCATCTTGTTCAACCGCTTATCTACCCCAAGCGGACTCTCGGAATGGTTTGCTGATGATGTAAATGTAAAAGGAGATAAATATACTTTCATATGGGAAGGAACCGGACAAGAAGCCAAGTTAATTTCCAAAAAAGACAACAAACATATCCGTTTTCATTGGACGGATGACGAAGAAGAAAATACTTATTTTGAATTTAGCATCAATGTAGATGAAATAACCGGAGAAACAGCTCTTGTGGTAACCGACTTTATCGAAAATGATGAAAAAGAAGATTCCATTGAACTATGGAACCAGCAGATAGATCAACTTAAACATGGTTTAGGCTCTGTTTAA
- a CDS encoding phosphatase PAP2 family protein, with product MNAKNRKSLRLLLVYTLCALLLVAPIFILPIRQIAVFQGAWVRVLIWITNTGGTWGIGLLLLVCSFLLGWEGVLRVKLLNVCRLFFLLSFFVGSTALVNELLIKEQLKIHRPSIRFLEKEIGLNADGFYQQENKQLRREYLKKYLLDRKSQKIKVKGACLNDDVLQVWIKEAGYSFPSGHTVSAFLVTILLGYLIIVRKGSLYKYWLVVLFMWAVVIAYSRVVLGVHTPVDVFGGAVWGSVISFGLILSGSLKSVFVNKEPLKKIG from the coding sequence ATGAATGCGAAAAATAGAAAATCACTGCGCTTATTGTTGGTGTATACGCTATGTGCTTTATTGTTGGTTGCGCCTATATTTATTTTACCCATACGGCAAATAGCCGTTTTTCAGGGCGCCTGGGTACGTGTTTTGATATGGATAACAAATACAGGGGGTACCTGGGGCATAGGATTGTTGTTGCTCGTGTGTTCCTTTTTGCTTGGTTGGGAAGGAGTGCTTAGGGTTAAATTGCTGAATGTTTGTCGTTTGTTTTTTCTTTTGTCTTTTTTTGTTGGGTCTACAGCCTTGGTAAACGAGCTTTTAATAAAAGAGCAATTGAAAATTCATAGACCCAGCATCCGGTTTTTAGAAAAGGAAATTGGACTCAACGCTGATGGCTTTTACCAACAGGAGAATAAGCAATTGAGAAGGGAGTATTTAAAAAAATATTTATTGGATCGCAAAAGTCAGAAAATAAAGGTGAAAGGGGCGTGTTTAAATGATGATGTATTACAGGTGTGGATTAAAGAGGCAGGCTATTCTTTCCCTTCAGGGCATACTGTGTCTGCTTTTTTGGTGACTATATTGCTTGGGTATTTGATAATTGTTAGAAAGGGGAGTTTATATAAGTATTGGCTTGTCGTATTGTTTATGTGGGCTGTTGTGATTGCTTATTCGAGGGTAGTCTTGGGCGTGCATACTCCGGTAGATGTTTTTGGGGGAGCCGTATGGGGTAGTGTAATTAGTTTTGGGTTAATATTGTCTGGTTCGTTAAAAAGCGTCTTTGTCAACAAGGAGCCCCTTAAAAAAATAGGGTAA
- a CDS encoding DUF6249 domain-containing protein — protein sequence MDDILVPIVLFTGIFTMIIMTSYYKNRRIERTSLIAAGKDASLFNQGHHKPLVSQALKFGILSIGIGFGLLIGEYLAHNTSIDETVAYLAPVFIIGGASLLVYYLLQKKLDDKHDKEENL from the coding sequence ATGGACGATATATTAGTTCCCATCGTATTATTTACCGGCATTTTCACCATGATCATCATGACTTCTTACTATAAAAATAGAAGAATAGAAAGAACATCGCTGATAGCAGCAGGAAAAGATGCCTCCCTATTTAACCAAGGTCATCATAAGCCATTGGTAAGCCAGGCCCTAAAATTTGGCATTTTATCTATAGGTATTGGTTTTGGTCTATTGATCGGCGAATATCTAGCACACAACACCAGCATAGACGAAACCGTTGCTTACCTAGCTCCTGTATTTATCATTGGAGGAGCAAGTTTATTGGTTTACTATTTATTACAAAAGAAACTGGACGACAAACACGATAAAGAAGAAAACTTATAA
- the recQ gene encoding DNA helicase RecQ, whose protein sequence is MVIEQAKEILKDIFGYSSFRPMQEKVIEAALNKKDCLVLMPTGGGKSICFQIPALALSGVTIVVSPLIALMKDQVEALKVNGVSAEYLNSSLSEQEQSVIIERLHKGDIKLLYVSPEKMNSESFYYIMLQVNVNLIAIDEAHCISSWGHDFRPDYKKLGYLKKQFKDVPIMALTATADPLTQNDIAIQLRLSKPKIFKDSFSRPNIFIEARPAYKRKEVILDFIQEREDESGIVYCLSKKNTEDLSRFLRSNGVSSGFYHAGMDPSLRNRVQNDFINDRIKVVCATIAFGMGIDKSNVRWVIHHNLPKNIEGYYQEIGRSGRDGMPAHALLFYGYQDYKVLSSFNEESERKVILNARLDRMLHFAESNHCRRKLLLNYFGEWTMDNCGECDNCKGSPSLFDGTVLAQKALSAVARLRGRLPKELLPKVMTGDRTPDVVAGGFDVIKTFGAGADVSGDDWERIVNQLVSLGYLKVEYQLGSILALTPLSDKVLFEGKTVMLHRLNEKIKRAKKVTRKKQITASSFDQEKGLFERLRQLRRSMAVEQGVPPYILFSDATLSEMVERRPTNEWEMKDISGVGNTKWERYGQAFVDEILAFMQQKNKKAVPVYMKTLELYKQGLSPEVIAARAGVNIITVYSHLATLFEKGEEVDIEQYVMPYELTEIEKIVQRNPGFSLQEIFEATNRQIPHHIIRLSMSLLKKRR, encoded by the coding sequence ATGGTTATAGAACAAGCAAAGGAAATACTGAAGGATATTTTTGGCTATAGCAGTTTTCGCCCAATGCAAGAGAAGGTAATTGAGGCAGCTTTAAACAAGAAGGATTGTTTGGTTTTGATGCCAACGGGAGGAGGGAAGTCAATTTGTTTTCAAATACCAGCATTGGCATTGTCTGGTGTTACCATTGTTGTATCTCCGCTTATTGCTTTGATGAAAGATCAGGTGGAAGCATTGAAGGTAAATGGTGTAAGTGCTGAATATTTAAATAGTTCTTTGTCTGAACAGGAACAGTCTGTTATCATAGAGCGTTTACACAAGGGAGATATAAAACTGTTGTATGTTTCTCCTGAAAAGATGAATTCGGAGAGCTTTTACTATATTATGCTGCAAGTTAATGTGAATTTGATCGCTATTGACGAGGCGCATTGTATCTCCTCGTGGGGGCATGATTTTAGGCCGGATTATAAAAAATTGGGGTATCTAAAAAAACAGTTTAAGGATGTGCCTATTATGGCCTTGACAGCCACGGCGGATCCGTTGACTCAGAATGATATTGCCATTCAGCTAAGGCTTAGTAAACCTAAAATTTTTAAAGATTCGTTTAGTAGACCGAATATTTTTATTGAAGCGCGTCCTGCTTATAAGCGTAAAGAGGTTATTCTAGATTTCATACAGGAACGGGAAGATGAGTCAGGTATTGTGTATTGCTTAAGTAAGAAGAATACCGAAGATTTATCGCGTTTTTTACGAAGCAATGGTGTGTCTTCTGGTTTTTATCATGCTGGTATGGATCCTTCTCTTCGTAATAGAGTACAAAATGACTTTATTAATGATAGAATAAAGGTAGTTTGTGCCACCATTGCATTTGGTATGGGTATTGATAAATCCAATGTGAGATGGGTTATTCATCATAATTTGCCCAAGAACATCGAAGGTTATTACCAGGAGATTGGTCGGAGCGGGAGAGACGGGATGCCAGCACATGCTCTTTTGTTTTATGGTTATCAGGATTATAAAGTTCTGTCCAGCTTCAATGAGGAGTCGGAGCGGAAGGTGATATTAAATGCGCGATTAGATCGAATGTTGCATTTTGCAGAATCTAATCATTGTCGCCGAAAATTGTTGCTCAATTATTTTGGGGAATGGACCATGGATAATTGTGGGGAGTGTGATAATTGCAAAGGTAGTCCTTCTTTATTCGACGGAACTGTTTTGGCTCAAAAAGCTTTGTCGGCAGTGGCTAGATTGCGGGGGCGATTGCCTAAGGAGTTGTTGCCGAAGGTGATGACCGGAGATCGTACTCCGGATGTTGTGGCTGGTGGCTTTGATGTGATTAAAACTTTTGGAGCGGGGGCTGATGTTTCCGGTGATGATTGGGAAAGGATTGTTAATCAGTTGGTGAGTTTAGGTTATCTTAAGGTAGAATATCAGTTGGGTAGTATACTGGCTTTAACTCCTTTAAGTGATAAAGTGCTTTTTGAAGGTAAAACAGTGATGCTACATCGTTTGAATGAGAAGATTAAAAGAGCAAAAAAAGTTACGAGAAAAAAACAAATTACAGCGAGCTCGTTTGATCAAGAGAAAGGGTTGTTTGAAAGGTTACGTCAGCTTCGGCGGTCAATGGCTGTGGAACAGGGAGTCCCTCCTTATATTTTGTTTTCTGATGCTACGCTTTCGGAAATGGTTGAACGTCGGCCTACCAACGAATGGGAAATGAAAGATATATCGGGTGTGGGGAATACTAAGTGGGAGAGATATGGGCAAGCTTTTGTGGATGAGATTTTGGCGTTTATGCAGCAAAAAAATAAGAAGGCCGTCCCCGTTTATATGAAGACGTTAGAGCTATATAAACAAGGGCTTTCTCCTGAAGTAATCGCTGCACGTGCGGGGGTGAATATTATTACTGTTTATTCTCACCTGGCCACCTTGTTTGAAAAGGGGGAAGAGGTGGATATTGAACAGTATGTGATGCCATACGAATTGACAGAGATTGAGAAGATTGTTCAACGAAATCCTGGTTTTTCGTTACAGGAAATATTTGAAGCTACCAACCGGCAAATACCTCATCATATTATTCGGTTGTCAATGAGTTTGTTAAAAAAAAGAAGGTGA
- a CDS encoding tetratricopeptide repeat protein has protein sequence MKIKYYASYIIILPLLFWECSGGKKISQAKKAFEIGEYTRAAELYKRTYTREKNKYNKGEYSYYMGECYRITNKPTKAASAYSKAIRYNYPVREAQLYMAESYRKAAKYDKAIPVYETYLDQVPTDTRAQKGLASCMMMQKEPKENRYMIEKIKKLNSKFSDFSPAYAGNSYDYVIFSSMRTEAKRRRKNKITGQGTSSLYYSKIDSKGEWSDPEAFEEPINNPSFDDGAPNVSADGKTLYYTRCRFDNEKPMGTEIVYCTRSGGKWSEPEAIIIGEDSLVVAHPAIDTNGDFLYFVSDRDGGFGGKDIWRTQQTKDGTWSEPQNLGSAINTKGDEMFPYMREDGTLYFSSDTHIGFGGLDIFKAIPDEEKEWIVTNMGAPINSISDDFGITFKGTQEEGILSSSRGSSKGIDNLYHFILPKLHFTLNGVIKNANNEVVDGAYLRLIGSDGTTLKINTPNDGTFKVKLKPDTDYVFLVAAKGYLNKKIKFSTADEMDDKDFSFRITLEKPKIKVDNTP, from the coding sequence AGCAAAAAAAGCCTTTGAAATTGGCGAATACACTAGAGCTGCCGAATTATACAAACGCACCTATACTAGAGAAAAAAACAAATACAACAAAGGAGAATACTCCTATTACATGGGTGAATGTTACCGAATTACCAATAAACCCACCAAGGCAGCCTCTGCCTATTCTAAAGCCATACGTTATAATTATCCGGTTCGTGAAGCCCAATTATACATGGCTGAATCATACCGTAAAGCTGCCAAATACGACAAAGCTATTCCTGTATACGAAACATACCTAGACCAAGTACCCACAGACACTCGGGCACAAAAAGGTTTAGCATCATGTATGATGATGCAAAAAGAGCCTAAGGAGAATCGCTACATGATTGAAAAAATTAAAAAATTGAATAGCAAGTTCAGTGATTTTTCTCCTGCATATGCCGGCAACTCCTATGACTATGTAATATTTTCATCAATGCGTACCGAAGCTAAAAGAAGAAGAAAAAACAAGATTACAGGACAAGGCACATCCTCCCTTTACTATTCAAAAATAGACAGTAAAGGAGAGTGGTCCGATCCGGAGGCCTTTGAAGAACCTATAAACAACCCTTCCTTTGACGATGGAGCACCCAATGTAAGTGCAGATGGCAAAACACTTTACTACACACGCTGTCGTTTCGACAACGAAAAACCAATGGGTACAGAGATCGTATACTGTACACGGAGTGGCGGTAAATGGTCTGAACCCGAAGCTATTATTATTGGCGAAGACAGTCTAGTAGTGGCTCATCCTGCCATTGACACCAATGGTGATTTCTTATATTTTGTGAGTGACAGAGATGGCGGATTTGGAGGCAAGGACATATGGAGAACACAGCAAACAAAAGACGGCACCTGGAGCGAACCTCAGAATCTAGGTTCTGCTATCAACACCAAAGGCGACGAGATGTTTCCCTATATGAGAGAAGATGGTACACTCTATTTTAGTTCTGACACCCACATTGGTTTTGGAGGCCTTGATATCTTCAAAGCTATCCCCGACGAAGAAAAAGAATGGATAGTAACTAACATGGGTGCACCCATCAATAGCATATCCGACGATTTTGGCATTACATTTAAAGGCACACAAGAAGAAGGAATACTCTCCTCTTCTCGCGGTAGCTCCAAAGGAATCGATAACCTATACCATTTCATCCTTCCTAAGCTACACTTCACCCTTAACGGCGTCATTAAAAATGCAAACAATGAAGTTGTTGATGGTGCCTACCTAAGACTCATTGGCAGCGATGGCACAACCTTAAAAATAAACACCCCCAACGATGGCACTTTCAAAGTAAAATTAAAACCCGACACTGATTATGTATTTCTAGTGGCCGCCAAAGGCTACCTTAATAAAAAGATAAAATTCTCTACCGCAGATGAGATGGACGACAAAGACTTTAGCTTTCGTATTACCCTAGAGAAACCAAAAATAAAAGTTGACAACACACCCTAA